The Kitasatospora setae KM-6054 genome contains a region encoding:
- a CDS encoding sensor histidine kinase, whose product MTTPPLPGGAPGTPAPGPHQVPPRPTHPPRRPDRDRADDTYHPGDGLFAWLSLRPTIRIRLTLLYGGMFLMAGVVLLLLMYYFVRSAFDQAQLPHLTLGRGVTIIVNGQEISDQATLDRVMNALQEGNSNQALSTLLRRALTALVFLAVIAFAVGYAMAGRVLHPLGRITRTAREVAGSDLHRRIDLDGPDDELKELADTFDEMLERLDRAFDSQRRFVANASHELRTPLAINRTLLEVQLADPEASPDLQQLGKTLLATNERSEQLVEGLLLLARSENELTERRPVDLAEVAQRAMEQTRAEAANREVELRSRLAPAPAHGNGVLLERIALNLLQNGTRYNSPGGWVEIATSAVRGGGGELVVSNTGPVVPGYELEHIFEPFRRLKGTDRTRSDKGVGLGLSIVRSVVRAHGGAIEVTARPGGGLRIQVRIP is encoded by the coding sequence ATGACCACCCCGCCACTCCCCGGCGGGGCCCCCGGCACGCCCGCCCCGGGCCCGCACCAGGTGCCCCCACGACCGACGCACCCCCCGCGCCGCCCCGACCGCGACCGCGCCGACGACACCTACCACCCCGGCGACGGCCTGTTCGCCTGGCTGTCGCTGCGCCCCACCATCCGGATCCGGCTCACCCTGCTGTACGGCGGGATGTTCCTGATGGCGGGCGTGGTGCTGCTGCTGCTGATGTACTACTTCGTCCGCTCCGCGTTCGACCAGGCCCAGCTGCCGCACCTCACCCTCGGCCGCGGCGTCACGATCATCGTCAACGGCCAGGAGATCAGCGACCAGGCCACCCTGGACCGGGTGATGAACGCCCTCCAGGAGGGCAACAGCAACCAGGCCCTGTCCACCCTGCTGCGCCGCGCCCTGACCGCGCTGGTCTTCCTCGCCGTGATCGCCTTCGCGGTCGGCTACGCGATGGCCGGCCGGGTGCTCCACCCGCTCGGCCGGATCACCCGCACCGCCCGCGAGGTAGCCGGCAGCGACCTGCACCGCCGGATCGACCTGGACGGCCCCGACGACGAGCTCAAGGAGCTCGCCGACACCTTCGACGAGATGCTGGAGCGCCTCGACCGGGCCTTCGACTCGCAGCGCCGCTTCGTCGCCAACGCCTCGCACGAGCTGCGCACCCCGCTGGCGATCAACCGCACCCTGCTGGAGGTGCAGCTGGCCGACCCGGAGGCCTCGCCCGACCTCCAGCAGCTCGGCAAGACCCTGCTGGCCACCAACGAGCGCAGCGAGCAGCTGGTCGAGGGTCTGCTGCTGCTCGCCCGCAGCGAGAACGAGCTCACCGAGCGCCGCCCGGTCGACCTGGCCGAGGTCGCCCAGCGCGCGATGGAGCAGACCCGGGCCGAGGCCGCCAACCGCGAGGTCGAGCTCCGCTCCCGGCTGGCCCCCGCCCCGGCGCACGGCAACGGCGTGCTGCTGGAGCGGATCGCGCTCAACCTGCTGCAGAACGGCACCCGCTACAACAGCCCCGGCGGCTGGGTCGAGATCGCCACCTCGGCCGTCCGCGGCGGGGGCGGCGAGCTGGTGGTGAGCAACACCGGCCCGGTCGTCCCCGGCTACGAGCTGGAGCACATCTTCGAACCGTTCCGCCGCCTCAAGGGCACCGACCGCACCCGCAGCGACAAGGGCGTCGGCCTCGGCCTGTCCATCGTCCGCTCGGTGGTGCGCGCCCACGGAGGCGCCATCGAGGTCACCGCCCGCCCCGGAGGCGGCCTGCGGATCCAGGTCCGCATCCCGTAG
- a CDS encoding response regulator transcription factor, giving the protein MRVLVVEDEQLLAEAVATGLRREAMAVDVVYDGEAALQRIAVNDYDVVVLDRDLPLVHGDDVCRRVVEQGLATRVIMLTASGDISDRVEGLEIGADDYLPKPFAFSELVARVRALGRRATVPLPPVLERAGISLDPGRREVIRDGRPVQLAPKEFAVLEVLMRAGGAVVSAEQLLEKAWDEHTDPFTNVVRVTVMTLRRKLGDPPVIVTVPGSGYRV; this is encoded by the coding sequence GTGCGGGTACTCGTCGTCGAGGACGAGCAGCTGCTCGCCGAGGCCGTCGCCACCGGCCTGCGCCGGGAGGCCATGGCGGTCGACGTCGTCTACGACGGGGAGGCCGCGCTGCAGCGGATCGCCGTGAACGACTACGACGTGGTGGTGCTCGACCGGGACCTCCCGCTGGTCCACGGCGACGACGTCTGCCGCCGGGTGGTCGAACAGGGACTGGCCACCCGGGTGATCATGCTGACCGCCTCCGGCGACATCAGCGACCGGGTCGAGGGCCTGGAGATCGGCGCCGACGACTACCTCCCCAAGCCGTTCGCCTTCAGCGAACTCGTCGCGCGGGTCCGGGCCCTGGGCCGCCGCGCCACCGTCCCGCTGCCGCCCGTCCTGGAACGCGCCGGGATCAGCCTCGACCCCGGCCGCCGCGAGGTCATCCGGGACGGCCGGCCGGTCCAGCTCGCCCCCAAGGAGTTCGCCGTCCTGGAGGTCCTGATGCGGGCCGGCGGCGCCGTGGTCTCCGCCGAGCAGCTGCTGGAGAAGGCCTGGGACGAGCACACCGACCCGTTCACCAACGTCGTCCGGGTCACCGTGATGACCCTGCGCCGCAAGCTCGGCGACCCGCCGGTGATCGTCACCGTGCCCGGCTCCGGCTACCGGGTGTGA